The following proteins are co-located in the Chroococcidiopsis sp. TS-821 genome:
- a CDS encoding geranylgeranyl reductase family protein → MYDCIIVGAGPAGGTAAYHLAKRGRSVLVLEKESLPRYKPCGGGVSPAIAKWFDFDFSPAISTKVNTIRYTWKMGDPVQAKLQTPEPMWMVRRDVFDHFLVQQAQKQGAELRDNTEVKGIQFNSDHWQVDTANGPVAGRYIIAADGAKGSMAKWLGFKDRKRRLAGALEAEAPAKVEDGHIAHFEFGMVKNGYIWNFPKADGYSIGVGTFIGGEPQDFKGILSEYGNLFGLDIKTCKQYGHALCLWNGNQKLHTQNAVLAGEAACVVDPLTAEGIRPSIFSGVKAAEAIDRAIAGDIDALERYSQVISDEWGADMAWAQKLAGVFYRVPGIGYKVGVKRPTATQRMGQILCGEMSYGDVAGRALKRLSGSLIPGMGG, encoded by the coding sequence ATGTACGATTGCATAATTGTCGGTGCCGGACCTGCTGGCGGTACAGCAGCCTATCATTTAGCGAAAAGGGGACGTTCAGTATTAGTTTTAGAGAAAGAATCACTACCGCGCTACAAGCCCTGTGGAGGTGGAGTTTCACCCGCGATCGCTAAATGGTTTGACTTTGATTTTTCCCCAGCGATTTCTACAAAGGTCAATACCATTCGCTACACCTGGAAAATGGGCGATCCGGTGCAAGCTAAATTGCAAACTCCTGAACCAATGTGGATGGTACGGCGCGACGTATTTGACCACTTTCTAGTGCAACAAGCGCAAAAACAAGGAGCCGAACTGCGCGACAACACCGAAGTCAAGGGAATTCAGTTTAACAGCGACCACTGGCAAGTTGATACAGCGAATGGTCCGGTCGCCGGTCGTTATATCATCGCCGCAGACGGTGCGAAAGGCTCGATGGCAAAGTGGTTAGGCTTTAAAGACCGCAAACGCCGCTTGGCAGGCGCATTAGAAGCCGAAGCCCCCGCTAAGGTGGAAGATGGTCATATTGCCCATTTTGAGTTTGGCATGGTCAAAAACGGCTACATTTGGAACTTCCCGAAAGCCGACGGTTACTCAATCGGTGTTGGGACATTTATTGGTGGCGAACCGCAAGATTTTAAAGGAATTTTGAGCGAGTACGGTAATTTATTTGGCTTAGATATCAAAACCTGCAAGCAGTACGGTCACGCGCTGTGTTTGTGGAATGGCAATCAAAAGCTACATACGCAAAATGCTGTATTAGCAGGGGAAGCCGCGTGTGTTGTCGATCCCTTAACCGCCGAAGGCATTCGCCCATCAATATTTAGTGGTGTCAAAGCAGCCGAAGCTATCGATCGCGCGATCGCAGGCGATATCGATGCTCTAGAGCGCTACTCGCAAGTCATCAGCGACGAGTGGGGTGCTGATATGGCGTGGGCACAAAAACTAGCCGGAGTCTTCTACCGCGTTCCTGGTATTGGTTACAAAGTCGGCGTGAAACGTCCCACAGCAACACAACGCATGGGTCAAATTCTCTGTGGGGAAATGAGTTATGGTGATGTCGCCGGTCGCGCCCTTAAGCGCCTCAGTGGTAGCTTAATCCCAGGAATGGGCGGGTAA
- a CDS encoding carbonic anhydrase: protein MKKLIQGIHSFQTNYLSTHREMFELLSQGQHPRILFITCSDSRIDPNLITQAEPGEMFIIRNAGNIIPPYGATNGGECAAVEYAIHALGIKQVIVCGHSHCGAMKGLLKLDKLEEEMPAVYEWLKHAEATRRMIKENYQDYEGEKLLQATVEENILTQLENLRTYPVIHSRLHSGQIQLHGWVYYIESGEILEYDPVRRQFVAPETRLPRAAWLTPEQQQRIYQGSGASAKGNGKG, encoded by the coding sequence ATGAAAAAGCTGATTCAGGGTATTCATTCGTTTCAAACCAATTATTTGAGTACCCACCGCGAGATGTTTGAGTTGCTGTCGCAAGGTCAGCATCCACGAATTTTATTTATTACTTGCTCTGACTCACGGATTGACCCAAATTTAATCACGCAAGCCGAGCCTGGGGAAATGTTTATTATTCGCAATGCGGGTAATATCATTCCGCCTTACGGTGCGACTAATGGAGGGGAATGTGCTGCTGTTGAGTATGCAATTCATGCTTTGGGTATTAAACAAGTCATCGTGTGCGGTCACTCGCACTGTGGAGCGATGAAAGGATTGCTCAAGCTAGATAAGTTAGAAGAAGAAATGCCTGCGGTTTATGAGTGGCTCAAACACGCTGAAGCAACTCGGCGAATGATTAAGGAAAATTATCAAGACTACGAAGGCGAAAAACTGCTGCAAGCAACCGTGGAAGAAAATATTCTGACTCAACTTGAAAATTTACGTACTTATCCAGTGATTCATTCCCGATTGCACTCTGGTCAGATTCAGCTACACGGTTGGGTGTATTATATCGAATCCGGAGAAATCCTCGAATACGATCCAGTGCGACGTCAATTTGTCGCGCCCGAAACTCGATTACCTAGAGCCGCGTGGTTAACTCCCGAGCAACAGCAGCGTATTTACCAAGGCTCAGGAGCATCTGCTAAAGGAAATGGGAAGGGATAG
- a CDS encoding glycosyltransferase family 9 protein gives MRVVALVPGGIGDQILFFPTLDDLKQNYPNARIDVVVEPRAKEAYRICKAVNDVLVFDYQDRNSAADWVNLVGILRDREYDVVISVGQRWFVGLLLWLTGIPIRIGYKGAGNIFLTNAVPLKSQQYAAAMYHDLLQGLGINSPCPELTVNVPAADIDWAENEKKRLEIQSSGYVLLADSFEQSMPNNSYPIEKWQQIIADFRQKQPDLPLVALQPPDDPRWTQLAQANSELKLTSPPDVGKLAAIIAGADLLLCTEGVPLQLAVAVQTYAIALFGATDPAKFLPKSDRYIPIKSPSGKIADISPQTVLERIWRG, from the coding sequence ATGCGAGTAGTAGCCCTAGTGCCTGGCGGCATCGGCGACCAAATCCTATTTTTTCCCACTCTTGATGACCTAAAACAAAATTATCCTAATGCTCGAATTGATGTCGTGGTAGAACCACGCGCTAAAGAAGCATACCGCATCTGCAAGGCTGTCAATGATGTTTTAGTATTTGACTACCAAGACCGAAACAGCGCAGCGGATTGGGTCAATTTAGTAGGTATTCTACGCGATCGCGAATATGACGTCGTCATCTCCGTGGGGCAACGCTGGTTTGTCGGTTTATTGCTGTGGTTAACCGGAATTCCTATCCGTATCGGCTACAAAGGAGCAGGTAATATATTCCTGACAAATGCTGTCCCGCTCAAATCACAGCAGTACGCAGCAGCAATGTACCACGATTTGCTGCAAGGGTTAGGAATCAATTCTCCCTGTCCAGAGTTGACAGTTAATGTGCCAGCCGCAGATATTGACTGGGCAGAAAACGAAAAAAAACGATTGGAAATTCAAAGCAGTGGCTATGTTTTACTGGCAGATAGTTTTGAGCAATCTATGCCAAATAACAGCTACCCGATTGAAAAATGGCAGCAAATCATTGCAGACTTTCGCCAGAAACAGCCTGATTTACCTTTAGTCGCTCTTCAACCACCAGACGATCCGCGGTGGACACAACTAGCACAAGCAAATTCTGAGCTTAAACTGACATCGCCACCTGATGTAGGTAAGTTAGCCGCAATCATTGCGGGTGCAGATTTGTTACTGTGTACCGAGGGTGTACCGCTACAGCTGGCTGTTGCAGTCCAAACGTATGCGATCGCGCTATTCGGAGCGACCGATCCGGCAAAATTCTTGCCAAAAAGCGATCGCTATATCCCCATCAAATCTCCTAGCGGAAAAATTGCGGATATTTCGCCCCAAACTGTTTTAGAGCGCATCTGGCGAGGCTAA
- a CDS encoding CRR6 family NdhI maturation factor, with product MTLAIALNFEQINTLDLSPAQTTIETLLQAGTIATHEQQLRFEINYPREPDDPRELSEIPEIRLWFIRLDAQYPWLPFLLDWTGELARYTAMLVPHQFSAKQGIQYNPEALEIFLMHKIFILHDWLQQQGIPSRSRLKSMGQMFGYDLEDTFFEMFEF from the coding sequence ATGACATTGGCGATCGCACTTAATTTTGAGCAAATCAATACCTTGGATTTATCTCCGGCGCAAACGACGATCGAAACTTTGTTGCAAGCAGGAACAATTGCTACCCACGAACAACAGCTGCGCTTTGAGATTAATTATCCGCGCGAGCCTGACGACCCGCGCGAACTTTCAGAAATTCCAGAGATTCGGCTGTGGTTTATTCGTCTAGATGCTCAGTATCCTTGGTTGCCATTTTTACTCGATTGGACAGGGGAACTTGCCCGCTATACGGCGATGCTCGTACCGCATCAATTTAGTGCCAAACAAGGCATCCAGTATAATCCTGAAGCCTTGGAGATTTTCTTGATGCACAAAATCTTTATTTTGCACGATTGGCTGCAACAGCAAGGTATCCCCAGTCGCTCGCGCCTCAAGTCGATGGGACAAATGTTTGGCTACGACTTAGAGGATACATTCTTTGAAATGTTTGAATTCTAA